From Candidatus Neomarinimicrobiota bacterium, the proteins below share one genomic window:
- the fslC gene encoding rhizoferrin biosystnesis N-citrylornithine decarboxylase FslC, with protein sequence MEKIPFERPLIQKINAGLPSKYGMVRRPDPMENIEGIAVEFLLKEYGSPLFILSEKVLRKTYQEAYRAFSSRYPKVQFAWSYKTNYLNAVCKIFHQEGSWAEVVSGFEYEKALANGVPGSKIIFNGPFKSREDLKKAVENDSLIHIDHFDELYELLDLAEDLEKRPKAAIRVNMDTGIYPQWDRFGFNYENGEAWDALNRIMISKQIDLLGLHTHIGTYMMTVQAYEKAALKLADLAIGLERKYKHTIKYIDMGGGFASKNTLKGAYYPGSDTAPSFDDFAEAIVSALMKSEFKPDHLPLLILETGRALVDDAGWLAGRVVANKRLADGRRATIIDAGVNLLFTSFWYEHDIRPAKHLSDQTEDTTIYGPLCMNIDIIRDHIQFPLLKKGDPYVIRRVGAYNNTQWLQFITLRPRVVLIDPEGKTHIIRDGETLETLNHCEHLPEHLI encoded by the coding sequence ATGGAAAAAATCCCTTTTGAAAGACCGCTGATACAAAAAATCAACGCCGGACTTCCGAGTAAATACGGAATGGTCCGGCGGCCGGACCCCATGGAAAATATCGAAGGAATTGCCGTTGAATTTCTTTTAAAAGAATATGGTTCACCTCTCTTTATTTTGTCTGAAAAAGTGCTTCGAAAAACATATCAAGAGGCGTACAGGGCGTTTTCGTCGCGCTATCCCAAAGTCCAGTTTGCCTGGTCCTACAAGACGAATTATTTAAATGCGGTGTGTAAAATATTCCACCAGGAGGGCTCCTGGGCTGAAGTAGTTTCCGGATTTGAATACGAAAAGGCCCTGGCAAATGGAGTCCCCGGTTCAAAAATCATTTTTAACGGTCCCTTTAAATCCCGGGAAGATTTGAAAAAAGCCGTTGAGAATGATTCCTTAATCCATATTGACCATTTTGATGAACTCTATGAACTTCTGGATCTTGCAGAGGACCTGGAAAAACGCCCCAAAGCAGCAATCCGGGTAAATATGGATACGGGGATTTATCCCCAGTGGGATCGGTTCGGATTCAATTATGAAAACGGGGAAGCCTGGGATGCCCTCAACCGGATCATGATCAGTAAGCAAATAGACCTTCTGGGACTTCACACCCATATTGGTACCTATATGATGACGGTTCAGGCATATGAAAAAGCGGCTTTGAAACTGGCGGATCTGGCCATTGGTCTTGAAAGAAAATATAAACACACGATAAAGTATATCGATATGGGCGGCGGATTTGCGTCTAAAAATACTCTGAAAGGAGCCTATTATCCCGGGAGTGATACAGCTCCCTCTTTTGATGATTTTGCCGAAGCCATTGTTTCCGCTCTGATGAAATCGGAATTCAAACCGGATCATTTACCCCTGCTTATACTGGAAACGGGCCGGGCACTGGTGGATGACGCAGGCTGGCTGGCAGGCAGGGTGGTTGCCAACAAACGCCTTGCTGATGGCCGCCGGGCAACGATTATCGATGCAGGTGTGAACCTCCTTTTTACATCATTCTGGTATGAACATGACATTCGCCCGGCGAAACACCTTTCCGATCAAACTGAAGACACAACCATCTACGGCCCCCTCTGTATGAATATTGACATTATCCGGGATCATATTCAATTTCCCCTTCTGAAAAAGGGAGATCCTTATGTGATCCGGAGGGTTGGTGCTTACAATAATACGCAATGGCTACAATTTATTACACTTCGTCCACGGGTGGTTTTAATTGACCCGGAAGGGAAAACCCATATCATCCGGGACGGGGAAACACTTGAAACCCTGAACCACTGCGAACATCTTCCGGAACATCTGATCTGA
- the add_2 gene encoding adenosine deaminase — MKPLNHIIRDMPKIELHCHLEGAFTLDFLLSRIHKYEPESEIRDLETLRKQFVFGDFDHFIRSWVWKNRYFRTAEDFRDSTYLVIESLARQNVIALEAFFSPWDFDAWGPGAEAIIEATLEGKEAAEKDFGIPVNLIADLVRNHGHEKAEDKLKQLAPYKGRICGIGLGGDETHFPAFRFEDVFRLARSQGFHTVAHAGETEGPYSIWDAVSRLNVERIGHGITAIQNRELMKILRDRQIPLEICPTSNLKTQVVKSAREHPVKIFYDEGLLITINSDDPTMFNQTLTEEFQFICREYGFQADDLDRLTHYALKASFFTPDIKTKLQKTIENDWDNLT, encoded by the coding sequence ATGAAACCGTTAAATCACATTATCCGGGATATGCCGAAAATTGAGCTCCACTGCCATCTGGAGGGGGCATTTACGCTGGATTTTCTTCTGAGCCGGATCCATAAGTACGAACCCGAATCTGAAATACGGGATCTTGAGACCCTCCGGAAACAATTTGTCTTTGGGGATTTTGACCACTTCATCCGGTCCTGGGTTTGGAAAAACAGGTATTTTCGCACGGCAGAAGATTTCCGGGATTCCACATACCTGGTTATAGAATCTCTGGCCAGGCAAAACGTGATTGCCCTGGAGGCCTTTTTCTCTCCCTGGGATTTTGACGCCTGGGGGCCCGGGGCAGAGGCCATCATCGAAGCGACCCTCGAAGGCAAAGAGGCAGCAGAAAAGGACTTTGGAATCCCCGTGAATCTGATCGCCGATCTTGTACGCAATCACGGTCATGAAAAAGCGGAAGATAAGTTAAAACAACTGGCCCCTTATAAAGGACGTATCTGCGGAATCGGCCTGGGAGGAGATGAAACGCATTTCCCTGCATTTCGCTTTGAGGATGTCTTCCGGCTTGCCCGGTCACAAGGATTTCACACCGTGGCACATGCCGGAGAAACTGAAGGTCCTTATTCCATCTGGGATGCCGTATCCCGCCTGAATGTAGAACGAATCGGCCACGGGATTACAGCCATTCAGAACAGGGAACTGATGAAGATTCTCAGGGATCGTCAAATTCCCCTGGAAATATGTCCCACCAGCAATCTGAAAACTCAGGTGGTAAAAAGTGCCCGGGAACATCCTGTGAAAATCTTTTACGATGAGGGACTTTTAATCACCATCAATTCCGATGACCCAACCATGTTTAATCAGACATTGACAGAGGAATTTCAATTCATCTGTCGGGAATATGGCTTTCAGGCTGATGATCTGGATCGCCTGACCCATTATGCACTGAAAGCATCTTTTTTTACACCGGATATCAAAACAAAACTTCAGAAAACGATAGAAAATGATTGGGATAACCTGACCTAA
- a CDS encoding nucleoside transporter, translating to MRLTSFFGIFILIGLAWLLSANKKKVSWRVVSWGLGLQLLFALFVFMIPIGTRFFMVINKIVIKVLETATAGSYFVFGRLALGPGTVSESGESSLGYFLAFQALPTIIFFAALVAILYHLGIMNRIIQWFSYAFTRLMRISGAESCSAASNIFVGIESALVVKPYLSKMTRSELNTILTCGMATIASSMLAVYTFILKGEFPMIAGHLVSASIMNAPAAIVISKILLPEDGSPVTLGQNIRPHYEKDPNLFAAIINGANSGVKLVVGIVSMLIAFLGLVELVNVIIGYVGSPLNNLLGTHINWSLEGFLGYLFYPLTFIIGIPVSDVATLSPIIGQRLILSEVTAFQNLSILIQSGAVQSPRSIVIATYALTGFAHVASIAIFVGGLSALVPERIKDISRLGFKALLGATFANLLTASVAGLFYSGGTILMP from the coding sequence ATGAGACTAACCAGTTTTTTTGGAATTTTTATCCTGATTGGACTTGCCTGGCTTTTATCGGCGAATAAAAAAAAGGTGAGCTGGCGTGTGGTATCCTGGGGACTGGGTCTGCAGCTTCTTTTTGCCCTCTTTGTGTTTATGATTCCTATTGGAACACGCTTTTTCATGGTCATCAACAAAATTGTAATCAAAGTTCTTGAGACGGCTACCGCCGGCTCCTACTTTGTGTTTGGCAGGCTGGCCCTTGGGCCGGGCACCGTGAGTGAATCAGGGGAAAGCTCTCTGGGATATTTTCTGGCTTTTCAGGCGCTTCCCACGATTATCTTTTTTGCCGCACTGGTGGCCATCCTCTACCATCTGGGGATCATGAACCGGATCATTCAATGGTTTTCCTATGCCTTTACCAGGCTCATGAGAATCAGCGGGGCCGAATCCTGCAGTGCCGCTTCAAATATCTTTGTCGGTATTGAATCGGCCCTGGTGGTAAAACCCTATTTGAGCAAAATGACCCGCTCCGAGCTGAACACCATTCTGACATGCGGTATGGCCACCATCGCCTCCAGTATGCTGGCAGTGTATACTTTTATCCTGAAGGGAGAATTTCCCATGATTGCCGGACACCTGGTGTCCGCTTCCATTATGAATGCACCCGCGGCCATTGTTATCTCAAAAATCCTCCTCCCGGAAGATGGATCCCCTGTGACCCTGGGACAAAACATCCGGCCTCACTATGAAAAAGATCCCAATCTGTTTGCCGCCATTATTAATGGTGCCAATTCAGGTGTGAAGCTGGTTGTGGGTATTGTTTCCATGCTCATTGCTTTTCTGGGTTTGGTAGAGCTGGTAAATGTAATCATCGGTTATGTGGGTTCGCCCCTGAACAATCTGCTGGGAACACACATCAACTGGAGCCTGGAAGGATTTTTAGGATATCTTTTTTATCCCCTGACCTTTATCATCGGTATTCCTGTCAGCGATGTGGCCACCTTGTCGCCCATCATTGGCCAGCGGCTTATCCTCTCTGAAGTTACAGCCTTCCAGAATCTGTCAATCCTTATCCAGTCCGGTGCCGTGCAATCTCCCCGATCGATAGTGATTGCCACCTATGCCCTCACTGGTTTTGCCCATGTGGCATCTATTGCCATTTTTGTCGGCGGCCTCAGCGCCCTGGTTCCTGAAAGGATTAAAGATATCAGTCGACTGGGTTTCAAGGCCCTTTTGGGGGCAACCTTTGCAAACCTTTTAACCGCCTCCGTTGCCGGACTCTTTTACAGCGGCGGAACCATCCTCATGCCATAA
- the ahcY_2 gene encoding adenosylhomocysteinase: protein MKYSIRDISLAESGQQNIDWVSKWMKVVNRLAEKFNAEGTFQGKRIALCIHLEAKTAYLAQTIRRLGADVWITSSNPLSTKDEVCAALAKEDIHVFAKHGASEKEYWSYIDAITSAQPHAVVDDGGDICNYLHEHPDYAVNIAGICEETTTGVNRARRMAAKGLLKYPSLGINDALSKYLFDNRYGTGQSTWTAIAHLTNMTISGKTVVVAGYGWCGRGVANIASGMGADVIITEIDPWKALEARMDGCRVMPMLDAARQGDIFITTTGEENILRPEHFMVMKDGAFLANAGHFNYEIDVPGLKKIAGDPVKVRNEIEEYRIDSNRSIYLLAQGGIINIAGGLGHPVEILDLSFGLQLASLNYVLSHPELKPGYYPVPREIDELVVRERLMADGIFIDE, encoded by the coding sequence ATGAAATACAGTATTCGCGACATCTCACTGGCAGAATCAGGACAGCAGAACATCGACTGGGTTTCAAAATGGATGAAAGTGGTGAACCGTCTTGCTGAAAAATTTAATGCTGAGGGAACTTTTCAGGGAAAGCGGATTGCTTTATGTATTCATCTGGAAGCAAAAACGGCCTATCTGGCCCAGACGATCCGCCGTTTGGGAGCGGATGTATGGATTACCAGCAGCAATCCCCTGTCTACCAAAGACGAAGTATGCGCCGCTCTGGCTAAAGAGGATATCCATGTATTCGCCAAACACGGTGCCTCGGAAAAAGAATACTGGTCCTACATTGATGCAATCACCTCCGCCCAGCCCCATGCAGTGGTGGATGACGGAGGAGATATCTGCAACTATCTCCACGAACACCCTGATTATGCAGTAAATATTGCTGGTATTTGTGAAGAAACCACCACCGGTGTAAACCGGGCAAGGCGTATGGCGGCAAAAGGATTATTAAAATATCCCTCATTGGGGATTAACGATGCCCTCAGCAAATACCTTTTTGATAACCGGTACGGGACCGGGCAATCCACATGGACTGCCATCGCCCACCTGACGAACATGACCATTTCGGGGAAAACCGTGGTTGTGGCCGGATATGGATGGTGTGGCCGGGGGGTTGCCAATATTGCCTCCGGGATGGGTGCCGATGTGATCATCACAGAAATCGACCCCTGGAAAGCCCTGGAAGCCCGAATGGACGGATGCAGGGTGATGCCCATGCTGGATGCCGCCCGACAAGGCGATATTTTTATTACCACGACCGGGGAGGAAAATATTCTCCGCCCTGAACATTTTATGGTCATGAAAGACGGAGCCTTTCTGGCAAATGCCGGACATTTTAACTACGAAATTGATGTACCCGGACTGAAAAAAATTGCCGGTGATCCCGTAAAAGTCCGGAATGAAATTGAAGAATACCGGATTGATTCCAACAGGTCCATCTACTTGCTGGCACAAGGTGGTATTATCAACATTGCAGGTGGTTTAGGCCATCCCGTGGAAATCCTGGATCTGAGCTTTGGCCTTCAACTGGCTTCCCTGAACTACGTTTTATCACATCCTGAACTGAAACCGGGATACTATCCCGTCCCACGGGAGATTGACGAACTGGTAGTCCGGGAACGCCTGATGGCCGATGGGATTTTTATAGATGAATGA
- a CDS encoding TonB-dependent receptor, with translation MPHKIRPLLLSILLLLPVLLSGNGQGRICGTIRCHESGAPLGAVNVYLKGTSLGAASESNGNYCIYDIPPGDYTVLFRMIGYKTQEFPGISVSEDETVTLDVYMNPTVLEYNQSITVTSTRGPTLVTDVPASVNVLDTDAPEYQNAQNLGEILQNIQGVFIKDQGGLGNTKTISLRGSTAGQVVVLLDGQRINNPQTGEVDLSTLSLEGVEKIEVVRGSNSALYGADAIGGVVNIITRSDKQKEGGWQGSVKTTGASFGTFSLESTVDAKIKRWDISGSGKYLHSKGDFTFTDNYGQERTRKNADIESTDLHGRLATSLGEGLFTRHLEFTLRHHESERGAPGTIEPYYYQARMWDKQNQANMLLSGKIFSCLHELRWQNYYYDSWSRYFNDESLQKVDSRFTTRTGGSEIQVRSILEDWSTLTYGSGIRLDYMQDHQTSDERLRTSAYFFTVSENQLPVQILGMKKLSLVPSLRYDWNSDYPNRFSPKIGLVFNWGERWLTSLKMNAGLSYRAPTFNDLYWPEDAWTKGNPDLSPENGMDWDMGIRLQYPVLNGFYLESTYFENYLSDMIIWQETAGLWMPENVQSARIRGVENSLKFSPLKNNLTFQANHTFMDARNTNPESPAEYEKILVYRPKHTVNVSLTGRILHIYGTYSYQYVSRRYTDATNVWRNSLDPYSLSHISIGYEMAYKTFRLTVNTHLKNLFGTEYRVIKNMPVPGREWRVSLTVEKK, from the coding sequence ATGCCACACAAGATCCGGCCCTTGCTGCTTTCCATCCTTCTTCTCCTTCCCGTTCTCCTGTCGGGGAACGGCCAGGGCCGGATTTGTGGTACGATTCGGTGTCATGAAAGCGGAGCACCGCTGGGTGCCGTAAATGTCTATCTAAAAGGGACCTCTCTGGGGGCTGCATCCGAGAGTAATGGAAATTACTGCATCTATGATATTCCTCCTGGTGATTACACGGTACTTTTCAGGATGATCGGATACAAGACCCAGGAATTCCCCGGAATTTCCGTCTCTGAAGATGAAACCGTAACCCTGGATGTGTATATGAATCCGACGGTGCTGGAATACAATCAGAGCATTACCGTCACCTCCACCCGGGGACCCACATTGGTAACGGATGTCCCCGCATCGGTGAACGTACTGGATACAGATGCACCGGAATATCAGAATGCCCAAAACCTGGGGGAAATCCTCCAGAACATTCAGGGAGTGTTCATCAAGGATCAGGGCGGATTGGGAAACACGAAAACCATCTCGTTGCGGGGATCCACAGCAGGGCAGGTTGTTGTGTTGCTGGATGGCCAGCGCATCAACAATCCCCAAACAGGAGAAGTAGATCTGAGTACCTTGTCTTTGGAAGGAGTGGAAAAGATTGAAGTGGTGCGGGGAAGCAATTCAGCTCTCTACGGTGCTGATGCCATCGGAGGAGTTGTGAATATTATCACCCGGTCGGACAAACAGAAAGAAGGCGGATGGCAGGGATCTGTAAAAACCACCGGTGCTTCATTCGGGACCTTTTCCCTGGAATCCACGGTGGATGCCAAAATCAAACGATGGGATATAAGTGGCTCCGGAAAGTATCTGCATTCAAAAGGGGATTTTACATTTACAGACAACTACGGACAGGAAAGAACACGCAAAAACGCCGATATTGAATCCACCGATTTACATGGCCGGCTTGCCACGTCTTTGGGTGAGGGTCTTTTTACCCGTCACCTGGAATTCACACTCCGGCATCATGAATCGGAACGGGGGGCGCCGGGCACCATTGAACCCTATTATTACCAGGCCCGGATGTGGGATAAACAAAACCAGGCCAATATGCTTCTGAGTGGCAAAATTTTTTCATGTCTGCACGAACTGAGGTGGCAAAACTACTACTACGACTCATGGAGCCGTTATTTCAATGATGAATCCCTTCAGAAGGTGGACTCCCGATTTACAACCCGGACCGGCGGCAGTGAAATTCAGGTCCGGAGCATTCTGGAAGATTGGAGTACCCTCACTTACGGAAGCGGCATCCGGCTGGATTATATGCAGGATCACCAAACATCCGATGAAAGACTGCGCACATCTGCCTACTTTTTTACTGTTAGTGAAAACCAGCTGCCTGTCCAAATCCTGGGAATGAAAAAGCTGTCCCTTGTCCCCTCCCTTCGCTACGACTGGAACTCCGATTATCCAAACCGCTTTTCTCCAAAGATCGGTCTGGTTTTCAATTGGGGTGAACGATGGCTGACGTCTTTGAAAATGAATGCCGGCCTCAGTTACCGGGCTCCGACTTTCAATGATTTGTACTGGCCGGAAGATGCATGGACCAAGGGGAATCCCGATTTGAGTCCGGAAAACGGCATGGACTGGGATATGGGCATCCGTCTTCAATATCCGGTGCTGAATGGTTTTTACCTTGAATCCACATACTTTGAAAATTACCTGAGCGATATGATCATCTGGCAGGAAACAGCCGGTTTGTGGATGCCTGAAAATGTCCAAAGTGCCCGGATCAGGGGCGTTGAAAACAGCCTGAAATTCAGTCCTTTGAAAAATAATCTGACCTTTCAGGCTAACCACACCTTTATGGATGCCCGGAACACCAACCCGGAATCCCCGGCAGAATATGAAAAAATCCTGGTCTATCGACCGAAGCATACAGTGAATGTTTCACTCACGGGACGGATTCTGCATATTTATGGGACATACAGTTACCAGTATGTAAGCAGACGATACACGGACGCCACAAATGTCTGGAGGAATTCATTGGATCCTTACAGTCTGTCCCACATCAGTATAGGTTATGAGATGGCATATAAAACCTTTCGTCTAACGGTGAATACACATTTGAAAAACCTGTTTGGTACTGAATACAGAGTTATTAAAAACATGCCCGTTCCCGGAAGGGAATGGAGGGTTTCATTGACAGTAGAAAAGAAATAA
- a CDS encoding TonB-dependent receptor produces MKWFKPLTLVVLMFTLLVGPVWAQEAEEQEEKSSKSTSEVILTEEDFQKHNCDNVGDALQTISGVSVNSSGEISLRDVSASKVVVIMDGQRLNTPGSVGVNVASLPITNIEKIELLRGGRSAQYGADAVGGVILITTKTETESIKPMNYGFQVSYGSYNRQTYNINHSYNKKRLNTFISLQRDLWDGDFPYTDYYGNEKILKNNEQSSYNLFAKAGYRLAEGKNLSLSTNWYNADNGTPGMIDNPTPNARLRYDNKSYNLTYDQAVLFRDFNLKAQSYFLDYETKFDDPDALGGGTHSDHDNYALGLELQQGGTIGEFLNVSYGYSYRNDRIESTDVGEKTRNTHSAHTSFTGILPLGGFISQLESSIALRYDATSDFENALSPRLSLSAVHQGVLNLSLVSHIAKSYKAPSFNDLYWPRDAFAVGNPNLMPEDGFNYDIGLTAGLKGLSVSANYFRNEIDNLILWAQDPFMDNLWTPKNISETSTQGVETSGTLDLFNNSLVLNAEYTYMKALDKGPDPNRHNKYITYRPKNKLDLTSTIRFKGLEWNFMVHYVGLRYTNPANTLWLPQVTTYDTNISYRFPLLKIQWASTLEVTNLMDENYMKVRGTAEPGRMYKITLGANF; encoded by the coding sequence ATGAAATGGTTTAAACCCTTGACCCTTGTGGTCCTTATGTTCACACTTCTCGTCGGTCCTGTGTGGGCCCAGGAAGCCGAAGAACAGGAGGAAAAATCATCCAAATCCACATCCGAAGTCATTTTAACGGAAGAGGATTTTCAAAAACACAATTGCGACAATGTAGGTGACGCTCTCCAGACCATCTCCGGTGTATCGGTAAATTCCTCCGGAGAAATTTCACTTCGGGATGTCAGTGCCTCGAAAGTGGTGGTGATTATGGATGGCCAGCGACTGAACACACCGGGCTCTGTGGGTGTGAACGTGGCCAGTCTTCCCATCACCAACATTGAAAAAATAGAGCTTCTCCGGGGCGGCCGCTCGGCCCAGTACGGTGCCGATGCCGTGGGAGGCGTCATTCTCATTACCACAAAAACAGAAACAGAATCCATCAAGCCCATGAACTACGGGTTTCAGGTGTCCTATGGTTCCTACAACCGGCAGACTTACAATATCAACCATTCCTACAATAAAAAACGCCTGAATACTTTTATCTCGTTGCAGCGGGATCTGTGGGACGGGGATTTCCCCTATACCGATTATTACGGCAATGAAAAAATCCTGAAAAACAACGAACAGTCTTCATACAATCTTTTCGCCAAAGCGGGTTACCGGCTGGCGGAAGGGAAAAATCTCAGCCTTTCCACCAACTGGTATAATGCAGATAACGGAACCCCCGGCATGATTGACAATCCCACACCCAATGCCCGGCTCCGCTATGACAATAAATCCTACAACCTGACCTATGATCAGGCCGTCCTTTTCAGGGATTTTAACCTGAAAGCCCAGAGCTATTTTCTGGATTATGAAACCAAATTTGATGATCCGGATGCCCTGGGAGGCGGCACACACAGCGATCATGACAATTATGCCCTGGGTCTTGAACTCCAGCAGGGCGGGACCATTGGTGAATTTCTGAATGTGAGTTATGGATATTCCTACCGGAACGACCGGATAGAAAGCACCGATGTCGGTGAAAAAACACGAAATACCCACAGTGCCCATACGTCTTTCACCGGAATACTCCCTCTGGGAGGATTTATCTCACAACTCGAGAGTTCCATCGCCCTTCGCTATGATGCCACATCGGACTTCGAAAACGCCTTAAGTCCACGCCTCAGCCTCTCTGCCGTTCATCAGGGAGTGTTGAATCTTTCCCTTGTCTCTCATATTGCCAAATCCTATAAAGCTCCCTCATTCAATGATCTGTACTGGCCCCGGGATGCTTTTGCCGTGGGAAACCCCAACCTTATGCCCGAAGACGGATTCAACTATGATATCGGACTGACTGCCGGTTTAAAAGGGCTGTCGGTATCGGCCAATTATTTCCGGAATGAAATCGACAACCTGATTCTCTGGGCACAGGATCCGTTCATGGATAACCTTTGGACTCCAAAGAACATATCTGAAACCAGCACCCAGGGTGTTGAAACGTCCGGAACCCTGGATCTTTTTAATAATTCACTTGTCCTGAATGCTGAATACACATACATGAAAGCCCTGGATAAAGGTCCGGATCCCAACCGGCACAACAAATACATCACATACCGCCCCAAAAACAAACTGGATCTTACAAGCACCATCCGTTTTAAAGGACTGGAATGGAATTTCATGGTCCACTATGTGGGATTGCGTTATACCAATCCGGCCAACACCCTTTGGCTGCCCCAGGTTACCACTTACGATACAAATATTTCCTACCGCTTCCCGCTGTTGAAAATTCAGTGGGCTTCCACCCTGGAGGTTACCAACCTGATGGACGAGAATTACATGAAAGTCCGGGGCACAGCCGAGCCCGGAAGAATGTACAAGATTACCCTGGGTGCAAATTTTTAA